The following proteins come from a genomic window of Dermacentor albipictus isolate Rhodes 1998 colony chromosome 8, USDA_Dalb.pri_finalv2, whole genome shotgun sequence:
- the LOC135921962 gene encoding sorting nexin-24-like: MIRVFVPSYRPVDAPNGRQHVVYCVDVTVSGVCHRLERRYSTFHALHKKVKRMLGSQAPSGFPPKRLRGLNPKLLEQRRAALERYLQDLVRIPALSSQLLSFLEVPTPLSPAASNGSVESDDQEFKPLHQPVLGFPKDPYLDTSSSDSLPDIVMQGVMTGLFGYDYDD; this comes from the coding sequence cagtggacgccccgaacgggCGTCAACACGTCGTGTACTGCGTCGATGTGACCGTGTCGGGCGTCTGTCACCGGCTGGAGCGCAGGTACAGCACGTTCCATGCCCTCCACAAAAAAGTTAAGCGCATGCTCGGAAGCCAGGCGCCCTCGGGGTTTCCCCCTAAGCGTCTCCGGGGTCTCAACCCCAAGCTCCTGGAACAGCGACGCGCGGCGCTCGAGCGCTACCTCCAAGACTTGGTCCGCATTCCGGCCCTCTCGTCGCAGCTGCTGTCGTTCCTCGAAGTGCCTACGCCACTCTCGCCCGCGGCGAGCAACGGTTCTGTGGAGAGTGATGACCAGGAGTTCAAACCGTTGCACCAGCCTGTCCTGGGTTTCCCCAAAGACCCCTATTTGGACACATCCAGCAGTGACTCACTTCCGGATATTGTCATGCAGGGTGTCATGACTGGCCTGTTTGGCTACGACTACGACGATTAG